TGAACTAAGAGGTTATGGTCAGTGGACACAGTAAAAATGGCCTCCCACAGGTAGCCCTTGAACTTTTCAGTGACTGCCCAGTTAAGTACTAAAAGCTCTAGCTTGAATGAGCTATAGCTTTAGTCATTCCTCTCAGTAGGTAGTAGACTGCAACTTGTGTAGGCAATTATCCTCTCTTTACCATCCTGGACCTGGTAAAGCACTGCCCCTAGGCCCACTCATACTGGCTTCTACATACACTCCGTAAGGAAGGTCGTAATTACCATAAGCCAGTATAGGTACCTGTAGGAGGACTTGCTTTAGCTGGTCAAAACTCTGCTGACACTCTTGACTCCACTGGACTGGATTTCTGTGACCAGGAATGAATCATCAGTAGTAAACAGCAAAACCTTAGAAGTAGCGTACCTGTTTCACTGTTGCTTGTACTGTCCAGTCTCTCACTGCTGTTGTCTTTTCTGGATCTGTAGCCACCCTCTGATTGCTAACAACATGGCCCAGAAACCTTACCTCCTTTCTGAAGAGACGACACTTTTGGGGCTGTGGCATGAGGCAGTGCTGTTTAAGTCACTGAAAAGCATGCTCCAAATGCTGTAGGTGACTGTCAAAAGAAGGGGAATCAtccaaatatattaataaatattcacCTTTGCATCAGGTGCAAGGTCAGGTCACACCTCCAGCCAGTCAGAGAATGGCTTCTAAAACAGCCTTCCagaggacagaggggaatctTGGTTataaggaaagatggatttagagaaatctaaacaacttttggtgaataaaatgttacagatatgtttaaaatagactgtATTTATGAAAATTAGTCAAAACAGCCATAATACCAGATCTTCAACCATATGTTCTGTGGATTAGCAGTTTTAGTTGTCTAAACTAAATTCAACCCCCTTTAAACCAGAGGGTGACAGGAAATGCTAATCTAGCCAAATGCTAagtgacagagcagcagcttccCTATGTTTTTATTACAGCAACATCTTGTgtaatttcataaaaaaaatttaaaaaaaacaaacaagatattaaTTGCAAAGTGAGGTGGTTACGGATTGTCATATATTTTgtcctgacaaaaaaaactacaatatatGTAATTCTCCATGTTGGAAATGGAGTATTACCACAGTGTCTACAGTACAGTCAAATTACAGCTTAAATTATACTTTCTCTCCTAAAACAGAAATCAATATGacaataaataactaaataatttAGGCCTACAGTTAATgactatttttataatttatcaaTTTCTTAATTATCTTTTCGATCAAAtcattaactgattaattgtcaAGTTAATAAAATATCGAAAAATATTGAGAAATGTCCATGACAGTTTCCCAGGGCCCAAGGTGACATGTTCAAATTGAACAGAGAAGCAGCACATTCTCAcacttgagaagctggaaacaggaaatgttgtCAATGTCACACTGTTTAATTAATCGGCTTACTGTGTCAGCACTAAATAGAGTTCAGCTATTAATTTATCAAGCAATATTTTTTGAAACTATGACGTATATTTTCTTTGTGATGTACTACATGACTTCtcattttgtgaacattttgacAGATCTTTTTTAACAGTCCCCAGAATTGCAGAATAAAGAAAATctgtgaaaacattaaaatcccGTGTATAAACATCATTGTTCacaattttcccttttttaaagattcagtgtgtgtgtatatgtttgtgtcatGTTGAACTGGTAACTGAAGGATTCATGGTATGTCAACTTTCTCTTTCTAATTCTGagaattttgtattttatgaacatgtcacaaaaatacaatattcttttgttttgtcttctttatctagttttcctgacacaaaaatatcaatttgGCCTTTTATACCACAAAACCAATTTCACAACAATGTATTTTAGCATTATGTCAAGTTATGTgaagtttagtttgtttgtaCGAGTCTGTGAAAAAGATGTCACCCAGATTAGATACTTATCAGTTTTATCCTTTTCTACATAATCATGCTATTTGTCAGGGATCCTCAACAGTCTGGACACAACACATCATCACATTTAGCAAACTGGAAAAGACATAATTTAATTGCAAATTTAAGACAGCAGTGTCACAttctttaagtcatttttggTGTACCATACTTCGAAGAATTACAGGCACCTATGTAACACATGCGCAACTTACAGTGTATTGATAACAGGTGTCAGTTACGCAAATCATGACATTCATTATATTTGGCCGTTTAGTAGACTttagccaaatattttttttttctttaaatatttaggCTACTACAGAACCTCATTCACTATATATACAGCAGATATTGTTCTATTTTTAAAGTACAGTAATGATGTGTACAAtcgacaaaacaaaacacatgtatTTCACCTTCAATTATACTGAATTCACCTTGATAAAATAAgtcagtttatatacagtatatggctATTTTCTACATTATCTTGGCCTCACAGGAACCTGGCTGCAGTATTTGAAGGCTGAAAATTAGTTTAATAGCTTTTCTAAACCAGGGGTAGAAAAAGGCATAGATCAGAGGATTTAAACTGGAGTTACAATAAAATAGCCAAAGTTGAGCGAATGAACCATCAAATGTGGTGTCCTGTCCTGCCAGAGAGGGACAGTAGTATGGACAGAGACAAAGTATAAACACAAGTAGGACAATGCCAAGAGTTCTAGCAGCCCTCATCTCAGATTTCTTTACAACTACAGTCAGAGTTCTTGATTTGACAGCTACAATTTGAGACCGCATGACACGTGCCTGTGACACAGCCACCACAAACACTCTCATATAGAGAACTATGATAACAGTAACAGGGCTGAAAAAGGTCAGGATAAAGTCTACTGCCCCTGATATGTAGCTTATGATAAGTGTACATTCTTGTGGGCAGGGATTTAACATATCTATTTGTAACAAGTGATCTTTTAGTATTATGAAGTTGTAGATAACAGAACAGAtccaacacaaagacacacagatttTAGCTCTTCTTTGCGTTATAATGGAAGAATAGTGCAGAGGGGTACAAATGGCCACGTAACGGTCAACTGATATGAGCACCATGTTtccaacagaggaggaggtgaggataaAGGTCAACATGAATGAGAGAGCACATGTGATTTCATCCAGAAACCAGCAGGAGTGCAGGGCAATTGCAGCTGGCATCACTGCAAGGCCCACAAACAAGTCAGACACAgccagggagaggaggaagacgTTGGTGGAGGTGTGAAGCTGCCTGGAGTGAGAGATTATGATTATGCTGATTAGTGGTAGTATCCTCATATTCATCATATTCAGTCCATGacacaatgaaaatgaagtTAGATCAAAGCAAATATTGtgagaaaacagaatattttactttcataGACACAATATGAAAACCAAACTCAACATGCAAAATAAATCTTCACACTTTCTGTTTAGCAGAAATGGAGATTATCATGACTACTGCTATTGTGACACCTTTATACAGAGAAGCCCATTAagaatgacattttcatttacaagTTAAAGTATTACGATCTTTAGCCTGTTTTAGCTTTTtagaaacacattcaaataGCTTGTATGCAGGGTGGACAAGTAGCCAAAGTTGGTCTTATAGCATAGAACTTAAAAAAGcataaatttcattttatgaaaatTGATGCTCAATTCTTTTAACAAACAGTTAAACCACCAGTTAAACACCTCTACCTGTTCTTACACACTACCAGCtgtaatgatttaaaaaaagcatctgTGCCTGAAATGAGAGATGGAGATTACAACCAACAGGTTGAGTATCACAGTGAGCAGAGCGATGCAGTACAGCAGCGTTTTGATGAGCGTGGCTTTGGTAGAAACAGGCGTTGACATACAGGAGGTGTTGAGGGGAAGGGTGCAGAGCTCTGCTTGTTTCAGTGTCTCTACCATCGTCAGAGGAAGTGACTACAGATCTGAACAGAGAGCTGATGAGGTCTAGCAGCCCTCTGACTCACTTCTTCATGACATCAGTTATTTAActctcatgtttttcatttccatcGTCCTTCCTTTTACCCTCCCACTTTTCCCCTTCACACACTTCCATCtgccccccccccgcccccaccCCTACTCACCAGTTTTGCTCCCTGTCATTATTTGTCTAGTTATTGTCCAGACATTGCCAGGATGGACATAATAATACTGTGTTAAAGAAAACACTAAATGTCACAGAACTACTACTGTCTACCAAAGAAAAAGCCCCTATGACTGTCAAACCACGCAATTTTGAGAAGGCTCCAATTAAAATTTAGTCAAGACCAGAGTCCATTCAATacaaataacagtaaatattGTCCATAGATGACATAACCCACCCCATACTAAAATGATGGTTGTCCCAGCCACCACGTTAGTCCCTATATCTCGGAGAGAGAACCTCCAGTTTAGGTCGACATGAATGACAAAACTGCTACCAACCCTCCTTGTGAGGATCCAGGTGGAGTCCCCTGTGTCTATtcaacccagtcgccagaataaaacattggcattgtacatttctgcaaaccacggatacgttagggttagggaaagattatggtttgagttaaaataaaaaaatattaaaaaataaaaacagctgcaaatgtcccAACATCTCACTGAAACTGGAAGCGGACAGTGATTTTGAGATATTCTTGAACAGTGCTCTCTGTTGCTTTGAtgcttttccaactttcttcaATCGAACTTTCTAGCCAATAATAAGAAAGTCAGCCCATATACATGTCATCCGAACTACgtcactaaccctaaccctagaaatgttgatatgatacatatggttgaaatgttgatttgctacatattaaacatattgaAACATAGAGATTCAACATATCAAAGGttacgatattgtaaccctagttctataagcacaggcagagccctctactggattctatgggtaatactcctCTCCAATCACACGCACGCAATCgctcactgaaatttgcatgtatgtagccGGCCAATCAGGATGCACCTACCGATTATATGCATCCCACACCCTATATAAGCAGCGTTTCACTGCCACTCACCATACAAAACCACTTCAGTGAACAGCGTGGGAGCGACCAGGTCCATCAGTAGAGGGCTCCGCCTGTGCatatagaactagggttacaatatcgtaaCCTTCGTTCTATCTCACACGGGCTCTGCCCTCTATTAGACTCTATGGGTACAGTAAGCGGAGCCCGAAGAATGTACACCCTGCCACGCCACATCATTAGACTGCCTCACTGAGCCCAGCCAGCCACAGGTTTAGTTGCTGTGGCCCCATTGTGATTCCAGCCGCTTAGCGGAGCAGTAGGGGGCCCAACCCAGTCCAGTTAACATGGACCAGAGCTGGGTCAAAAAAATGACCTAACCTCGCAGGGGTCATAGGTCATATGCCGAAGACCTAGCACACCCCATTTCCAGAGTCATCTTGGATCACGGGAGAATGCTGGCACTCAGAACACAAGTCCTGAGTCGCACCTGCGAACACGAACCTTGAAAAGGAGCCCATCATGTCCAAGAGATAGAGCCTTATAAATGGACAAGACGTAGACCAGGATGCCGCCGTGCATATGTCTTTGACACTCACCCCACCAAACAAGGCTGTAAGCACTGCCacaccgtgtgtgtgttttcaacatAACATGCCAACACACATACCGGGCACAAGAAGAGCAGTTTTGCCTCCCTAGCATCCCCATGGGGCACAGGATAAAACGCCTCTATCTCAATAGTTCTGAACCAAACCAAGCTCCTTATGTTCTTAGGAACACCACCGTAGTCACCACGATGCAGCAAACAATGCTGTGTTGAATGAAGCCTTTAAAGAGGAGCACTCCAGAGGCTCATAGGGATCATTCACTAGAGCTTCAAGCACTACCAGCAGTTCCCATTGGGGGGTGGAGACACGGTTCACAGGCTGTTGTCTCCTCATTGCTTGCAGGAAACGCTTCAAAAGGGGGTGGGTGAAGACAAGTCTGTTGCCCAACCCCTCATGACGGGAGGAAACGgctgctgcatacactttaaGTGTGGCATGAGAAAACCCCTTATCCACCAGGTATTGTAGAAAGGAGAGGACCTCTCCCACTGCACATGTCGGGGGTCCAGCCTCTTCTCCTCATACCAGCATTGAAATTCCAACCATTTTGCCTTGTAGCAAGCAAGTGGATCCCACTCTCGCTGCCTGGATAGTTTGCATGACCCATGCAGACAGTCCAGCCCTCATCAGCCTATCCCTCTCAGGAGCCAGGCCTGGAGAGGTTTGCCTAACATGGGCAGCCCCCCACAACTGGCAATGGACCAGGGCTGGGCCACCAACATCTGAGTCATCTCTGCATACCATGGCACCGAACGGCGGTCCGGGGCTGTCAGGATGAACAACAACTGCTCTTGTCTCACTGTCTCCAGGAGCAGGGGAACAAGACAAAGAGGGGGAAAGGCATAAAGCAGCCTTCTTGGCCATGGCACATATGCAAATGTGTCCACCCCCAAGGGTGGATCATTGTGTGGTGTGAGGGAGAACCAGAGAGGGCAGTGGGTGTTGTTTTGACTGGCATACAGGTCCACTATCACCCTCCTGAAGTGGTTCCAAATCTATTAGACCACCTCGGGGTGCAGCACTCACTCCTCTGGCAGAGGGCTGCCCCTCAACATGAGGTCAGCACCCCTGTTCATCAGACCCGGAATGTGGAGGGCTCTCAGAGAGAAGGTGTTCTGAGGCCCACACCAACAGGTTCTCCACTATCTTCAAAAGAGCTGTGGACCAGACTCTGCCCTGCCTGTTGATATAGGCAACTGTGGTGTGGTTGTCTGTTCTCATCAACATGTCTCCCCTGAACCAGAGTCTGGAAGTGTTGGAGAAGCAGGAGCACCACCTGAAGTTCAAGGAGGTTGATGTGTCAGTTTTCCC
The sequence above is a segment of the Thunnus thynnus unplaced genomic scaffold, fThuThy2.1 SCAFFOLD_101, whole genome shotgun sequence genome. Coding sequences within it:
- the LOC137179445 gene encoding trace amine-associated receptor 13c-like, with protein sequence MVETLKQAELCTLPLNTSCMSTPVSTKATLIKTLLYCIALLTVILNLLVVISISHFRQLHTSTNVFLLSLAVSDLFVGLAVMPAAIALHSCWFLDEITCALSFMLTFILTSSSVGNMVLISVDRYVAICTPLHYSSIITQRRAKICVSLCWICSVIYNFIILKDHLLQIDMLNPCPQECTLIISYISGAVDFILTFFSPVTVIIVLYMRVFVVAVSQARVMRSQIVAVKSRTLTVVVKKSEMRAARTLGIVLLVFILCLCPYYCPSLAGQDTTFDGSFAQLWLFYCNSSLNPLIYAFFYPWFRKAIKLIFSLQILQPGSCEAKIM